Proteins encoded within one genomic window of Thermoflexus sp.:
- a CDS encoding MFS transporter, producing MRTPWAVAAVLFAFMLLHQTDKLLLGPLTTEIMNTFHIGEDLMGLASMAALLVGLFLYPLWGYLADRFARPFLIGLASLIWGATTWLSALAPTYPLFLLTRASTGIDDNAHPGLYSLISDYFGPQLRSRIYGFLQMTGPVGYLMGVALALGLKDLIGWRAIYLITGFLGILMALLIWRTIHEVPRGHSEPELAALAEIPSYRFNLAEVRALLRKPTFLFLVTQGFFGVFPWNVISFWFFRYLEKERGYSNAQIFIIMASAVVVMSLGYLAGGAMGDWLFRRTLRGRLIVSMAGVLAGAVLLAITMSIPPQAFSAFWAMVVLTAFAIPLAAPNVLATVFDISPPEIRGSAQALESFIEGSGASLAPFLTGLLAVRTSLHTAILTICVGTWLLCGFLFALAIWSAPRDIMALRAELRARAAQAAPGS from the coding sequence ATGCGCACACCATGGGCGGTCGCGGCGGTGCTGTTTGCGTTCATGCTGCTCCACCAAACCGACAAGCTCCTCCTGGGCCCTCTCACCACGGAGATCATGAATACGTTCCACATCGGGGAAGATCTCATGGGCCTGGCCTCCATGGCGGCGCTGCTGGTGGGCCTCTTCCTCTACCCGCTGTGGGGATACCTGGCCGATCGCTTCGCCCGCCCCTTCTTAATCGGGCTGGCCTCGTTGATCTGGGGCGCCACCACCTGGCTCAGCGCCCTCGCCCCCACCTACCCCCTCTTCCTGCTCACCCGCGCTTCCACCGGGATCGACGACAACGCCCATCCCGGCCTCTACAGCCTGATCTCCGATTACTTCGGCCCCCAGCTCCGCAGCCGCATCTACGGGTTCCTCCAGATGACCGGCCCCGTCGGGTATCTGATGGGCGTGGCCCTGGCCCTCGGCCTCAAGGACCTCATCGGCTGGCGGGCCATCTATCTGATCACGGGCTTCCTGGGCATCCTCATGGCGCTTTTGATCTGGCGCACCATCCACGAGGTCCCCCGAGGGCACAGCGAGCCGGAGCTGGCCGCCCTCGCCGAGATCCCTTCCTACCGGTTCAACCTCGCGGAGGTCCGCGCGCTGCTGCGCAAGCCCACTTTCCTCTTCCTGGTCACCCAGGGGTTCTTTGGGGTCTTTCCGTGGAACGTGATCTCCTTCTGGTTCTTCCGCTACCTGGAAAAGGAGCGGGGTTACAGCAACGCCCAGATCTTCATCATTATGGCCTCCGCGGTGGTCGTGATGTCCCTGGGATACCTGGCCGGCGGGGCGATGGGTGACTGGCTGTTCCGGCGCACCCTGCGGGGACGCCTCATCGTCTCCATGGCCGGGGTGCTGGCCGGCGCCGTCCTGCTGGCGATCACGATGTCCATCCCTCCGCAGGCCTTCAGCGCCTTCTGGGCCATGGTGGTCCTCACCGCCTTCGCCATCCCCCTGGCCGCCCCCAACGTCCTGGCCACGGTCTTCGACATCAGCCCGCCGGAGATCCGGGGCTCCGCTCAGGCGCTGGAATCCTTCATCGAGGGAAGCGGCGCTTCCCTGGCCCCCTTCCTCACCGGCCTGCTGGCCGTGCGGACCTCCCTGCACACGGCCATCCTGACGATCTGCGTGGGGACCTGGCTCCTGTGCGGCTTCCTCTTCGCCCTGGCCATCTGGTCCGCTCCCCGGGACATCATGGCGCTGCGGGCGGAGCTCCGCGCCCGCGCCGCCCAGGCCGCTCCGGGATCCTGA